The following are encoded together in the Chaetodon trifascialis isolate fChaTrf1 chromosome 3, fChaTrf1.hap1, whole genome shotgun sequence genome:
- the LOC139351288 gene encoding nuclear factor 7, ovary-like, whose translation MSFRSEEDLSCPVCQDIFKDPVVLTCSHSFCKDCLLKWWRGKPTQECPVCKRRSSRSDPPRNLALKNLCETFLLERDQSSSAGSEALCSLHSEKLKLFCLDHQRPVCLVCRDSKTHNNHRFRPIHDFALDHKKELQKALKPLQEKLKLFEQVKGNCDQTAEHIKVQAQHTERQIKEQFKKFYQFLQEEEEARISALREEEEQKSQMMKEHIEALSRNIAALSDTIRATEEELRAEDVSFLQNYKAAVERVQQRPLLDDPQLVSGALIDVAEHLGNLAFNIWKKMKEIAPYSPVILDPNTANPEFILSEDLTSVRHGERQKVPENPERFDYHRSVRSWEGFNSGTHSWDVEVGDNTAWFIGVAAESVQNKRRIKSGFWQIEFYNNKYSARLLGCPPAVLRVKRKLQRISIHVDWNRGKLLFYDPDTNTHIHTFTHTFTDKLFACIGTLNELPVKVLQGKIAVTREL comes from the coding sequence ATGTCTTTCCGATCAGAGGAGGATCTGTCTTGTCCTGTCTGCCAAGACATCTTTAAAGATCCTGTTGTGCTGACATGCAGCCACAGCTTCTGCAAAGACTGTCTGCTGAAATGGTGGAGAGGGAAACCTACACAGGAGTGTCCGGTTTGTAAGAGAAGATCGTCAAGGAGTGATCCACCTCGTAACCTGGCATTAAAGAACCTGTGTGAGACCTTTTTACTGGAAAGAGATCAGAGTTCCTCAGCAGGATCTGAggctctctgcagtctgcactcTGAGAAACTCAAACTCTTCTGTCTGGACCATCAGCGGCCAGTTTGTCTTGTCTGCAGagattcaaaaacacacaacaaccacagattCAGACCCATCCATGACTTTGCACTGGATCACAAAAAGGAGCTCCAGAAAGCCTTGAAGCCCTTACAGGAGAAACTGAAGCTCTTTGAGCAAGTTAAAGGAAACTGTGATCAAACAGCTGAACACATTAAGGTCCAAGCccaacacacagagaggcagattaaGGAGCAGTTTAAGAAGTTTTATCAGTTCctacaagaggaagaggaggccaggATCAGCgctctgagggaggaagaggagcagaagagtCAGATGATGAAGGAGCACATTGAGGCTCTGAGCAGAAACATAGCAGCTCTTTCAGACACaatcagagccacagaggaggagctgagagctgaAGACGTCTCATTCCTGCAGAACTACAAGGCTGCAGTGGAAAGAGTccagcagcgccccctgctggatgATCCACAGCTGGTCTCAGGAGCTCTGATAGATGTGGCCGAACACCTGGGCAACCTGGCCTTCAACATctggaagaagatgaaggagattGCCCCCTACAGTCCTGTGATTCTGGATCCAAACACAGCTAACCCAGAATTTATCCTGTCTGAAGATCTGACCAGTGTGAGAcacggagagagacagaaagttcCTGAAAACCCAGAGAGGTTTGACTATCATCGCTCTGTCCGGAGCTGGGAGGGCTTTAACTCAGGGACTCACAGCTGGGATGTTGAAGTAGGAGACAATACAGCCTGGTTTATTGGTGTGGCAGCAGAGTCAGTCCAGAATAAGAGGCGCATAAAATCAGGGTTCTGGCAAATCGAGTTCTACAACAATAAATACAGTGCACGCTTGTTAGGATGTCCACCCGCTGTTCTCCGGGTGAAGAGGAAGCTCCAGAGGATCAGCATTCATGTGGACTGGAACAGAGGAAAACTGTTGTTCTATGATCCTgatactaacacacacatacacaccttcaCCCACACTTTCACTGACAAGTTGTTTGCATGCATTGGCACTTTGAATGAACTCCCAGTGAAAGTATTACAAGGCAAAATCGCTGTAACGAGAGAACTGTGA
- the LOC139329228 gene encoding complement C1q subcomponent subunit A-like, producing the protein MGGSYGLLVLVGVALLLTTGQCDVSCSGTDGRPGEAGIPGRDGRPGVKGQKGEPAVMDSGPVDKIVLLRLKGESGIRGRPGVMGPKGYRGDLGPAGQSGTPGHPGPDGKSIGQGENSPQQARSAFSVMRTDPSYPTFGKVVTYQTTVVNIPGDFNAATGVFTCRVPGVYYFTFHSVAKVSVCLGIASDPPFNRVGFCDYNRNTDQVLSGGVVLQLTTGQRIWLESFKDQQREVEARDTNEKQIIFSGFLLFSNAE; encoded by the exons ATGGGAGGTTCTTATGGGCTGCTGGTTCTGGTGGGCGTGGCCTTGCTTCTGACAACTGGCCAATGTGATGTGAGCTGTAGTGGAACAGATGGCCGCCCAGGAGAGGCAGGCATCCCCGGCAGAGACGGACGGCCTGGAGTGAAGGGACAAAAAGGAGAGCCAG CTGTGATGGACAGCGGCCCAGTGGACAAGATTGTCCTGCTGAGGCTGAAGGGGGAGTCTGGGATTCGAGGCAGGCCAGGGGTCATGGGTCCTAAAGGTTACCGTGGAGATCTGGGACCAGCAGGTCAATCTGGAACACCCGGTCACCCTGGCCCTGATGGGAAGAGCATCGGACAGG GAGAGAACTCCCCTCAGCAGGCCCGTTCCGCCTTCTCAGTGATGAGGACTGATCCTAGTTATCCCACCTTTGGCAAG GTAGTGACCTACCAGACGACTGTGGTCAACATACCTGGGGACTTTAATGCAGCCACAGGTGTCTTCACCTGCAGAGTACCTGGTGTTTATTACTTCACCTTCCACTCTGTGGCTAAG GTTAGCGTGTGTCTGGGTATAGCCAGTGACCCTCCGTTCAACAGGGTGGGATTCTGTGATTACAACAGGAACACTGATCAG GTGCTGTCGGGGGGCGTGGTCTTACAGCTGACAACTGGACAGAGGATTTGGCTCGAGTCTTTCAAGGACCAGCAGAGAGAGGTTGAGGCACGagacactaatgaaaaacagatcATCTTCAGCGGCTTCCTGCTCTTCTCTAACGCAGAATGA
- the LOC139329229 gene encoding complement C1q subcomponent subunit C-like, which produces MLHQCFLVIGALLSLAVPLLVAMETCPATGIPGIPGLPGMPGRDGRDGDRGEKGEPGPVWQGGLSLQKGEKGEPGVTGFPGKRGQSGDPGQPGFPGMAGPVGEPGDPGTVGVQQQAAFSVARGTNEYPDKGSVIRFTNVITNINDDYDVATGHFRCRVPGTYYFVFHASLDDRLCVLMKLDNTLLTAFCDHRRNRRQVTAGGLAVYLSRDQEVWLETKDYRGMRGQRAGYSVFSGFLLHPH; this is translated from the exons ATGCTCCATCAGTGTTTCCTCGTGATTGGAGCCCTGCTCTCATTGGCCGTACCCCTGCTGGTTGCCATGGAGACCTGCCCAGCAACAGGGATACCAGGAATTCCAG GTCTTCCAGGGATGCCTGGCAGAGACGGTCgtgatggagacagaggagagaaaggagaaccag GACCAGTGTGGCAAGGCGGTCTCAGCCTTCAGaagggagagaagggggagcCGGGGGTGACGGGATTCCCCGGTAAACGCGGTCAGAGTGGGGATCCAGGGCAACCAGGGTTTCCAGGGATGGCTGGACCTGTAGGAGAACCAGGAGATCCAGG gaCTGTTGGTgtacagcagcaggcagccttCAGTGTGGCCAGAGGAACCAACGAATACCCGGACAAAGGCAGCGTCATTCGATTCACAAACGTCATCACCAACATCAACGATGACTACGACGTCGCGACTGGACACTTCAG GTGTCGGGTCCCGGGAACGTACTACTTTGTGTTCCACGCTTCTTTAGATGACcgactgtgtgtgttgatgaagCTGGACAACACACTTCTGACAGCATTCTGCGATCATCGGCGCAACAGGAGACAA GTGACTGCAGGTGGCCTGGCGGTCTACCTGTCGAGGGATCAGGAGGTTTGGCTGGAGACTAAAGACTacagagggatgagaggacAACGGGCCGGTTACAGTGTCTTCTCTGGCTTCCTGCTGCACCCTCACTGA
- the LOC139329071 gene encoding complement C1q subcomponent subunit B-like, with the protein MAPQWLSCSTAALLLLVHVGPVVTQSCGNPGIPGIPGSHGHNGLDGLKGEKGDSGEAGQPVRGQKGGAGLWGPPGRPGLKGDVGLPGPPGRSGRPGEKGRAFNPSKQQKSYFSYKWLSSQVPELDTAIVFNRDIQPDLEQQLRMSEPLTNGSFVSTIKGVYFFSYHISAKSRVCLKLVKGSDSHMTLCDTSEGFLVTSGSAVLELEVGDTVSLEATRFNTIVTSQSSTSHIFTGFLIFPTA; encoded by the exons ATG GCCCCCCAGTGGCTGAGCTGCAGTACTGCAGCACTTCTGCTGCTGGTTCACGTCGGCCCAGTTGTCACGCAGTCCTGTGGAAACCCGGGGATCCCTGGGATACCAGGCAGCCATGGGCACAACGGACTGGATGGTCTCAAGGGAGAAAAAGGAGACTCTG GTGAGGCAGGTCAGCCTGTCAGGGGCCAGAAGGGGGGGGCAGGTCTGTGGGGGCCCCCAGGACGGCCTGGGTTGAAGGGTGATGTGGGCCTCCCGGGGCCTCCTGGTAGATCAGGCAGGCCAGGGGAGAAGGGACGGGCCTTCAACCCttccaaacagcagaaatcCTACTTCTCCTACAAATGGTTGTCATCACAGGTACCAGAGCTGGACACGGCCATCGTCTTCAACAG AGACATTCAGCCGGACCTGGAACAACAGCTTCGCATGTCAGAGCCGCTGACAAACGGCTCATTCGTAAGCACCATCAAAGGCGTCTATTTCTTCAGTTACCACATTTCAGCAAAGAGCAGA GTGTGTCTGAAGCTGGTGAAGGGCAGCGACAGTCACATGACACTGTGTGACACATCTGAAGGTTTCCTGGTCACCTCCGGCTCAGCGGTCCTGGAGCTGGAGGTTGGAGACACCGTCTCACTGGAGGCAACCAGGTTCAACACCATTGTGACAAGCCAGAGCAGCACCAGCCACATCTTCACCGGCTTCCTGATCTTCCCCACCGCCTGA
- the LOC139328523 gene encoding protein SPMIP1 has protein sequence MSYLLTTQSQNCYREQIQKEMLTRLAWKSRYAKLYPTCYNPSNHITEPRELAHVTADSRSVLPPVTRTPKKQNSLPPPPPPSPPPVLSSEGEGPLSVAPLMRPVSPQTRHALYQDSSHHGKGRSLYLQRRGQIRPEEKFDFPMLSSWEYGWRLGDYTLDYRTPSRAKSSVVKNTFYARNGVFSSPSATDSLG, from the exons ATGAGTTACCTGCTGACGACCCAGAGCCAGAACTGCTACCGAGAGCAGATCCAGAAGGAGATGTTGACCCGTTTGGCCTGGAAGAGCCGCTATGCCAAACTTTACCCGACCTGCTACAATCCCAGCAACCACATCACAGAGCCAAGGGAGCTGGCTCATGTGACTGCTGACTCCCG GTCTGTTCTGCCTCCTGTTACCAGGACACCCAAGAAGCAGAacagccttcctcctcctcctcctccttctcctcctcctgttctctctTCAGAAGGGGAAGGCCCGCTCAGTGTGGCCCCCCTGATGAGGCCAGTTTCTCCCCAGACCAGACATGCTCTCTATCAGGACTCCTCTCACCAT GGGAAGGGGCGGAGTCTCTACCTGCAGAGACGAGGCCAGATTAGACCTGAGGAGAAGTTTGACTTTCCTATGCTCTCCTCCTGGGAGTACGGTTGGAGGCTGG GCGACTACACTCTGGATTACAGGACTCCGTCCCGAGCCAAGTCTTCAGTGGTGAAGAACACCTTCTACGCCAGGAACGGTGTGTTCAGCAGCCCGTCAGCTACCGACTCACTGGGATGA